A genomic stretch from Streptococcus oralis includes:
- a CDS encoding siderophore ABC transporter substrate-binding protein, with protein sequence MKTSLKLYLTALAASFLLLLGACSTNTNSSTSQTETSSSAPTEVTIKSSLDEVKLSKVPEKIVTFDLGAADTIRALGFEKNIVGMPTKTAPTYLKDLAGNVNNVGSMVEPDLEAIAALEPDLIIASPRTQKFVDKFKEIAPTVLFQASKDDYWTSTKTNIESLASAFGETGTQKAKEELANLDKSIQEVATKNESSDKKALAILLNEGKMAAFGAQSRFSFLYQTLKFKPTDTKFEDSRHGQEVSFESIKEINPDILFVINRTLAIGGDNSSNDGVLENALIAETPAAKNGKIIQLTPDLWYLSGGGLESTKLMIEDAQKALK encoded by the coding sequence ATGAAAACATCCCTTAAACTTTATCTCACTGCCCTAGCGGCTAGCTTCTTGCTCCTACTTGGTGCATGTAGTACAAATACAAACTCAAGCACTAGCCAGACAGAGACAAGTAGCTCTGCTCCAACAGAGGTAACCATTAAAAGTTCACTAGATGAGGTCAAACTTTCAAAGGTTCCTGAAAAGATTGTGACCTTTGACCTCGGTGCTGCGGATACTATTCGCGCTTTAGGTTTTGAAAAGAATATCGTCGGAATGCCTACAAAAACTGCTCCGACCTACCTAAAAGATCTTGCAGGAAATGTCAACAATGTAGGTTCCATGGTTGAGCCAGACCTAGAAGCCATTGCTGCTCTTGAGCCGGATTTGATTATCGCTTCTCCACGTACCCAAAAATTCGTAGACAAGTTCAAAGAAATCGCGCCAACCGTTCTCTTCCAAGCAAGTAAGGACGACTACTGGACTTCTACCAAGACCAACATCGAATCCCTAGCAAGCGCCTTCGGCGAAACAGGTACACAGAAAGCCAAGGAAGAATTGGCCAACCTAGACAAGAGCATCCAAGAAGTTGCTACTAAAAATGAAAGTTCTGACAAAAAAGCCCTTGCCATCCTCCTTAACGAAGGAAAAATGGCAGCCTTTGGTGCCCAATCTCGTTTCTCTTTCTTGTATCAAACCTTGAAATTCAAGCCAACTGATACTAAATTTGAGGACTCACGCCACGGACAGGAAGTCAGCTTTGAAAGTATCAAAGAAATCAATCCTGACATTCTCTTTGTCATCAACCGTACCCTTGCCATCGGTGGAGATAACTCTAGCAACGATGGCGTCCTAGAAAATGCCCTTATCGCTGAAACTCCTGCCGCTAAAAATGGTAAAATCATCCAACTAACACCAGACCTCTGGTACCTAAGCGGAGGCGGACTTGAATCAACTAAACTCATGATCGAAGACGCTCAAAAAGCTTTGAAATAA
- the yidD gene encoding membrane protein insertion efficiency factor YidD, with the protein MKRILIAPVRFYQRFISPAFPPSCRFEPTCSNYMIQAIEKHGFKGVLMGLARILRCHPWSKTGKDLVPDHFSLKRNQEEK; encoded by the coding sequence ATGAAACGAATCTTAATAGCGCCAGTACGCTTTTACCAACGTTTTATCTCACCAGCCTTTCCGCCCTCTTGTCGCTTTGAGCCGACTTGTTCCAACTACATGATTCAGGCTATTGAAAAACATGGCTTCAAGGGTGTTTTGATGGGCTTGGCTCGGATTTTACGTTGTCATCCATGGTCGAAAACAGGCAAGGACCTTGTCCCAGACCACTTTTCTCTCAAACGAAATCAAGAAGAAAAATAA
- a CDS encoding pseudouridine synthase, with product MRINKYIAHAGVASRRKAEELIKQGLVTVNGQVVRELATTIKSGDKVEVEGQPIYNEEKVYYLLNKPRGVISSVTDDKGRKTVVDLLPNVKERIYPVGRLDWDTSGVLILTNDGDFTDEMIHPRNEIDKVYVARVKGVANKDNLRPLTRGLEIDGKKTKPAVYEILKVDPVKNRSVVQLTIHEGRNHQVKKMFEAVGLQVDKLSRTRFGHLDLTGLRPGESRRLNKKEISQLHTMAVTKK from the coding sequence ATGAGAATCAATAAGTATATTGCCCACGCAGGTGTGGCCAGTAGGAGAAAAGCAGAAGAGTTGATCAAGCAAGGCTTGGTAACCGTCAACGGACAGGTAGTACGTGAACTCGCAACCACCATCAAGTCTGGTGACAAGGTCGAAGTTGAAGGTCAGCCTATCTACAACGAAGAAAAGGTATACTATCTGCTTAATAAACCACGTGGAGTGATTTCCAGTGTGACAGACGACAAGGGACGCAAGACTGTTGTGGACCTCTTGCCCAATGTCAAAGAGCGCATCTACCCAGTTGGACGTTTGGACTGGGATACATCAGGTGTCTTGATTTTGACCAATGATGGTGATTTTACAGACGAGATGATTCACCCCCGTAATGAGATTGACAAGGTCTATGTCGCGCGTGTTAAAGGTGTGGCTAATAAGGACAATCTCCGTCCCTTGACTCGTGGTCTTGAGATTGATGGCAAGAAAACCAAGCCGGCTGTTTATGAAATTCTCAAAGTGGATCCAGTCAAAAACCGCTCAGTGGTACAGTTGACCATCCATGAAGGGCGTAATCATCAGGTTAAAAAGATGTTTGAAGCTGTCGGTCTCCAAGTGGATAAGTTGTCACGGACACGTTTTGGACACCTAGACTTGACAGGTCTTCGTCCGGGAGAATCCCGTCGCCTCAATAAAAAAGAAATCAGCCAACTACACACTATGGCTGTAACCAAGAAATAA
- the scpB gene encoding SMC-Scp complex subunit ScpB: MSTLAEIEALLFVAGEDGIRVRQLAELLSLPPTGIQQSLEKLAQKYEKDQESSLSLIETGGAYRLVTKPQFAAILKEYSKAPINQSLSRAALETLSIIAYKQPITRIEIDAIRGVNSSGALAKLQAFDLIKEDGKKEVLGRPNLYVTTDYFLDYMGINHLEELPVIDELEIQAQESQLFGERIEEDENQ, from the coding sequence ATGAGTACTTTAGCAGAAATAGAAGCGCTCTTGTTTGTAGCAGGTGAAGATGGGATTCGGGTCCGTCAGTTGGCTGAACTCCTCTCTCTACCACCGACAGGCATCCAACAGAGTTTAGAAAAATTAGCCCAGAAGTATGAAAAAGACCAAGAGTCGAGTCTGTCCCTGATCGAGACAGGTGGAGCATACAGATTGGTCACCAAGCCTCAATTTGCAGCGATTTTGAAGGAATACTCCAAGGCGCCCATCAACCAAAGTTTGTCTCGGGCTGCCCTTGAGACCTTGTCCATCATTGCCTATAAGCAGCCTATCACTCGGATAGAAATTGATGCTATCCGTGGGGTCAACTCGAGTGGAGCCTTGGCAAAGTTGCAGGCTTTTGACTTGATTAAGGAAGATGGGAAAAAAGAAGTTCTTGGGCGCCCCAATCTCTATGTGACTACGGATTATTTCCTAGATTACATGGGGATTAACCATTTAGAAGAATTACCAGTGATTGATGAGCTTGAGATTCAAGCCCAAGAAAGCCAATTATTTGGTGAAAGGATAGAAGAAGATGAGAATCAATAA
- a CDS encoding segregation/condensation protein A, translating to MDIKLKDFEGPLDLLLHLVSKYQMDIYDVPITEVIEQYLAYVSTLQAMRLEVTGEYMVMASQLMLIKSRKLLPKVAEVTDLEDDLEQDLLSQIEEYRKFKLLGEHLEAKHQDRAQYYSKAPTELIYEDAELVHDKTTIDLFLAFSNILAKKKEEFAQNHTTILRDEYKIEDMMVIVKESLTGRDQLRLQDLFKEAQNVQEVITLFLATLELIKTQELILVQEESFGDIYLMEKKEESQEAQS from the coding sequence ATGGATATTAAATTAAAAGATTTTGAAGGGCCCCTGGACCTGCTCTTGCACTTGGTTTCTAAGTACCAGATGGATATCTACGATGTGCCCATTACGGAAGTTATCGAACAGTATCTAGCCTATGTCTCAACCCTGCAGGCAATGCGTCTGGAAGTGACGGGCGAGTATATGGTCATGGCTAGTCAGCTGATGCTGATCAAGAGCCGCAAGCTCTTGCCAAAGGTAGCAGAAGTGACAGACTTGGAGGATGACCTAGAGCAGGACCTTCTCTCTCAAATCGAAGAATACCGCAAGTTCAAACTCCTGGGTGAGCACTTGGAGGCTAAGCACCAAGATCGAGCCCAGTACTATTCCAAAGCGCCAACAGAGTTGATTTACGAGGATGCGGAGCTTGTGCATGACAAGACGACCATTGACCTCTTTTTGGCTTTTTCAAATATCCTAGCCAAGAAAAAAGAGGAGTTCGCACAGAACCACACGACCATCCTGCGCGATGAGTATAAGATTGAGGACATGATGGTCATTGTAAAAGAGTCCTTGACTGGACGAGACCAGTTGCGTTTGCAGGATTTGTTCAAGGAAGCCCAGAATGTCCAAGAGGTCATTACCCTCTTTTTGGCAACCCTAGAGTTAATCAAAACCCAGGAACTGATCCTCGTTCAAGAGGAGAGTTTCGGAGATATCTATCTCATGGAAAAGAAGGAAGAAAGTCAAGAGGCACAAAGCTAG
- the xerD gene encoding site-specific tyrosine recombinase XerD, which yields MRDRISAFLEGKQGLSANSKQSYKYDLEQFLDIVGERISETSLKIYQAQLANLKISAQKRKLSACNQFLYFLYRKGEVDSFYRLELAKQAEKKTEKPELLDLESFWQESDYPEGRLLALLILEMGLLPSEILSLKIADINLDFQVLRINKASQQRIVTIPTTLIPELEPLMGQTYLFERGGKAYSRQWAFRQLESFVKEKGFPTLSAQALREQFILRQIENKVDLYEIAKKLGLKTVLTLEKYR from the coding sequence ATGAGAGATAGGATTTCAGCCTTTTTAGAGGGAAAGCAGGGTTTGTCTGCCAATTCCAAGCAGTCTTATAAGTATGATCTGGAGCAATTTTTAGATATTGTAGGTGAGCGGATATCTGAAACTAGTCTCAAGATTTACCAAGCACAGCTAGCCAATCTAAAAATCAGCGCCCAGAAGCGAAAACTTTCGGCCTGTAACCAATTTCTCTACTTTCTCTATCGAAAAGGAGAAGTGGACAGCTTTTACCGTCTGGAATTAGCCAAACAAGCTGAAAAGAAGACCGAAAAGCCAGAACTGTTAGACCTAGAGTCTTTTTGGCAGGAAAGTGACTATCCAGAGGGACGCTTGCTAGCGCTCTTAATCCTAGAAATGGGACTCTTGCCAAGCGAGATTTTATCCCTCAAGATTGCGGATATCAATCTTGATTTTCAGGTTTTGAGAATCAACAAGGCTTCCCAACAGAGGATTGTTACCATTCCCACGACCTTGATTCCAGAGCTAGAACCCTTGATGGGACAGACCTATCTCTTTGAAAGGGGAGGGAAAGCCTATTCTCGTCAGTGGGCCTTTCGTCAGCTGGAGTCTTTTGTCAAGGAGAAAGGTTTTCCAACCTTATCCGCTCAAGCCTTGCGGGAACAGTTCATTCTAAGACAAATAGAAAACAAGGTCGATTTGTACGAAATTGCAAAAAAACTAGGATTAAAAACAGTCCTGACCTTAGAAAAATATAGATAA
- the cbpB gene encoding cyclic-di-AMP-binding protein CbpB, whose translation MIAKEFEAFLLEQEETFLTPAENLAALIDTHNADHAILVLSQITYTRIPVVTFDKRFVGTIGLRDILAYQMEQGLTDEQMATTDIVNMAKTDVAVVAPDYNITEVLHKLVDEPFLPVVDDEGIFQGIITRKSILKAVNALLHDFSKEYEIRCK comes from the coding sequence ATGATTGCCAAGGAATTTGAAGCATTTTTATTGGAGCAGGAAGAGACTTTTCTTACCCCTGCTGAGAATCTAGCAGCCTTGATTGATACCCATAATGCTGACCATGCGATTTTAGTGTTGAGCCAAATCACCTATACCCGTATCCCTGTTGTGACCTTTGACAAACGCTTTGTTGGAACCATTGGTCTGAGAGATATTTTGGCTTATCAAATGGAGCAAGGTTTGACGGATGAGCAGATGGCAACGACAGATATCGTCAATATGGCCAAGACAGATGTGGCAGTTGTCGCTCCAGATTATAACATCACAGAGGTCCTCCATAAACTGGTGGATGAACCCTTCTTGCCAGTGGTAGATGATGAAGGGATTTTCCAAGGAATCATCACGCGCAAGTCTATCCTCAAGGCTGTCAATGCCCTCTTGCATGACTTTAGTAAGGAATACGAGATTCGATGCAAATGA
- a CDS encoding metallophosphoesterase: protein MAKQTIIVMSDSHGDSLIVEEIRDRYLGKVDAIFHDGDSELRPDSPLWEGIHVVKGNMDFYAGYPERLVTQLGPTKIIQTHGHLFDINFNFQKLDYWAQEEDADICLYGHLHVPNAWMEGKTLFLNPGSISQPRGTIRECLYARVEIDDSYFKVDFLTRDHEVYPGLSKEFAR from the coding sequence ATGGCAAAGCAAACCATCATTGTAATGAGTGACTCCCATGGCGATAGCTTGATTGTGGAAGAAATCCGTGACCGCTATCTGGGTAAAGTCGATGCCATTTTTCACGATGGTGACTCAGAACTCCGTCCAGACTCTCCGCTCTGGGAGGGCATCCATGTCGTCAAAGGAAATATGGACTTTTATGCTGGCTACCCAGAACGTTTGGTAACTCAACTTGGTCCAACCAAGATCATCCAGACGCATGGACACTTGTTTGATATCAATTTCAACTTTCAAAAGTTGGACTACTGGGCTCAGGAAGAAGATGCCGATATCTGTCTCTATGGTCACTTGCATGTGCCAAATGCTTGGATGGAAGGCAAAACGCTCTTTTTAAATCCAGGCTCCATCAGCCAACCACGAGGAACCATCAGAGAATGCCTCTATGCCCGTGTGGAGATTGATGACAGCTATTTCAAAGTAGACTTTTTGACACGTGACCATGAGGTTTATCCAGGCTTGTCCAAGGAGTTTGCTCGATGA
- a CDS encoding nucleoside-triphosphate diphosphatase, whose product MAGKRNSCGACNIMTNKIYEYKDDQDWYVGVWDVYGGIYSLIKDPLELDFMDLARIFRDEEKGFPITITVMRWSSNFRLLSFIVEILNAEAGRNLEVIQRQGALLLVENGQLLHVELPKEGVDVEAFFETSKVRETLLIATRNEGKTKEFRAIFDKLGYDVENLNDYPDLPEVAETGMTFEENARLKAETISKLTGKMVLADDSGLKVDVLGGLPGVWSARFAGVGATDRENNAKLLHELAMVFDLKDRSAQFHTTLVVASPNKESLVVEADWPGYINFEPKGENGFGYDPLFLVGETGKSSAELTLEEKNSQSHRALAVKKLLEVFPSWQSKPSL is encoded by the coding sequence ATGGCTGGAAAAAGAAATTCATGTGGAGCATGTAACATTATGACAAACAAAATTTATGAATACAAGGACGACCAGGACTGGTATGTCGGTGTCTGGGATGTCTATGGAGGCATCTATAGCCTCATCAAAGATCCTCTCGAGCTTGATTTTATGGATTTGGCTCGGATTTTTCGTGACGAGGAAAAGGGCTTTCCGATTACAATAACGGTGATGCGCTGGTCTTCTAACTTCCGACTACTCTCCTTTATCGTTGAGATTTTAAATGCAGAAGCAGGCCGAAACTTGGAAGTCATCCAACGTCAGGGAGCCCTGCTCTTGGTTGAAAATGGCCAACTCTTGCATGTAGAATTGCCTAAAGAAGGTGTTGATGTAGAAGCCTTCTTTGAAACTAGTAAGGTTAGGGAAACCTTGTTGATTGCGACTCGTAACGAAGGCAAGACCAAGGAGTTCCGAGCTATCTTTGACAAGTTAGGCTACGACGTGGAAAATCTCAATGACTATCCAGATTTACCTGAAGTAGCTGAAACAGGTATGACCTTTGAAGAAAATGCCCGCCTGAAAGCAGAAACCATTTCAAAATTAACAGGCAAGATGGTTTTGGCAGATGACTCAGGTCTCAAAGTTGATGTCCTCGGTGGCTTGCCAGGTGTTTGGTCAGCGCGATTTGCAGGTGTGGGAGCTACTGACCGAGAAAACAATGCTAAACTCTTGCACGAATTGGCCATGGTCTTTGATCTCAAGGACCGTTCGGCTCAATTCCACACAACCCTAGTTGTAGCCAGTCCAAACAAGGAAAGCTTGGTTGTTGAAGCTGACTGGCCAGGTTATATCAACTTTGAACCCAAGGGTGAAAATGGTTTTGGTTATGATCCTCTTTTCCTTGTGGGAGAGACAGGTAAATCTTCAGCTGAATTAACTCTTGAAGAAAAAAATAGCCAATCTCACCGTGCCTTAGCCGTTAAGAAACTTTTGGAGGTATTTCCATCATGGCAAAGCAAACCATCATTGTAA
- the racE gene encoding glutamate racemase, with amino-acid sequence MDNRPIGFLDSGVGGLTVVRELMRQLPHEEIVYIGDSARAPYGPRPAEQIREYTWQLVNFLLIKDVKMIVIACNTATAVVWEEIKAQLDIPVLGVILPGASAAIKSSQGGKIGVIGTPMTVQSDIYRQKIHDLDPDLQVESLACPKFAPLVESGALSTSVTKKVVYETLRPLVGKVDSLILGCTHYPLLRPIIQNVMGPKVQLIDSGAECVRDISVLLNYFEINRSRDAGPLQHRFYTTANSQSFAQIGAEWLEKEIHVEHVTL; translated from the coding sequence ATGGATAATCGACCAATTGGTTTTTTGGATTCGGGTGTCGGGGGCTTGACCGTTGTACGTGAGCTCATGCGCCAGCTTCCCCATGAAGAAATCGTCTATATTGGAGATTCGGCACGGGCACCTTATGGTCCCCGTCCTGCTGAGCAAATTCGTGAATATACTTGGCAGTTGGTCAACTTTCTCTTGATCAAGGATGTCAAGATGATTGTCATTGCTTGTAATACTGCGACTGCGGTCGTCTGGGAAGAAATCAAGGCCCAACTAGATATTCCTGTCTTAGGCGTGATTTTGCCAGGAGCTTCGGCAGCTATCAAGTCCAGTCAAGGTGGGAAAATCGGAGTGATTGGAACACCCATGACGGTCCAATCAGACATCTACCGTCAAAAAATCCATGATCTGGATCCGGACTTACAGGTGGAGAGTTTGGCCTGTCCCAAGTTTGCTCCCTTGGTGGAGTCTGGTGCCCTGTCAACCAGTGTAACAAAGAAAGTGGTCTATGAAACCCTGCGCCCCTTGGTTGGAAAGGTGGATAGCCTGATTTTGGGTTGTACCCATTACCCACTCCTTCGCCCTATCATCCAAAATGTCATGGGGCCTAAGGTTCAGCTCATCGATAGTGGGGCAGAGTGTGTGCGGGATATCTCGGTTTTGCTTAACTATTTTGAAATCAATCGTAGCCGAGATGCGGGACCTCTTCAACATCGTTTTTACACAACAGCCAATAGCCAAAGTTTTGCCCAAATTGGAGCAGAATGGCTGGAAAAAGAAATTCATGTGGAGCATGTAACATTATGA
- a CDS encoding YneF family protein: MDLLLAIILIVLAFLGGALGGMYLVRKQIEKEFADNPRLNAEAVRALLSANGQKPSEAKVQQVYHQIIRQQKAALANNKKKK; the protein is encoded by the coding sequence ATGGATTTACTTTTAGCAATTATCTTGATTGTGTTAGCTTTTCTAGGAGGAGCTCTTGGAGGGATGTACTTGGTTCGTAAGCAAATCGAAAAAGAATTTGCGGACAACCCACGTTTGAACGCTGAGGCAGTTCGTGCTCTCTTGAGTGCAAATGGTCAAAAACCAAGCGAAGCCAAGGTACAACAAGTTTACCACCAAATCATCCGTCAACAAAAAGCAGCCCTTGCTAACAATAAAAAGAAAAAATAA